A stretch of the Desulfobacter sp. genome encodes the following:
- the pepF gene encoding oligoendopeptidase F has protein sequence MSHPSNQSREQVAAKETWNLAPLFESQKEFETLYTDLESKICLYEKFKNSLGQSFDQFLAGIEFNHVMGRNLEKMYTYAHLKNDEDKTGSQGDELFQRAMNLYTRISHAASFIVPEIQAIDKATLEKWQKKKECADYQFYLEKIIRKIPHTRNAEAEELLAMAKESLGAPGRIFGQLNNADLNFKTLEDENGKSTPLTHGNFTRFLSHDSRSVRKKAFDQYYRVYDRHKHTIGSALAASIQKDLFLAKARHFNTARQAALFQDNVSDKVYDSLVASVKSNLSPLYNYLNFRKKTLGLDELHIYDTYVPILRNQAFHMGYDEAVATCIEALSPLGEEYCKILEQGLTQGRWVDKYENKGKRSRAYSSGCYDSPPYILLNYDEHSINSLFTLIHETGHSMHSYYANHAQPYPSHDYTIFVAEVASTLNETLLGQFFLKKYETDPRMNAYILNREIDNIRATFFRQTMFAEFEDIIHHMAAQNKALTLETLTSTYKQLLTRYFGDTMVIDDALALECLRIPHFYSSFYVYKYATGLAASLDIAQRIQKKGQEAVDDYMTFLKSGGSMFPIDQLKIAGVDMESPDPVNSAIDHFKTRVEQLEKQWPSI, from the coding sequence ATGAGCCATCCTTCCAATCAATCCAGAGAGCAGGTTGCAGCAAAAGAAACCTGGAATCTGGCCCCCTTATTTGAATCCCAAAAAGAATTTGAAACCCTTTATACTGACCTGGAATCCAAAATTTGTCTGTATGAAAAGTTCAAAAACAGCCTGGGACAATCCTTTGACCAATTCCTTGCCGGCATTGAATTTAACCATGTCATGGGCCGGAACCTTGAAAAAATGTATACCTATGCCCATTTGAAAAATGATGAGGATAAAACCGGTTCCCAAGGAGATGAACTCTTCCAGAGAGCCATGAACCTGTATACCCGGATCTCCCATGCGGCAAGTTTTATTGTTCCTGAAATCCAGGCCATTGACAAGGCCACCCTTGAAAAATGGCAGAAAAAAAAAGAATGTGCAGACTATCAATTTTATCTGGAAAAAATAATCCGGAAAATTCCCCACACAAGAAATGCCGAGGCTGAAGAGCTTCTGGCCATGGCCAAGGAAAGCTTGGGTGCTCCGGGCCGGATCTTTGGACAATTGAATAATGCCGACCTGAATTTCAAGACCCTGGAAGACGAAAACGGCAAATCCACTCCCCTGACCCATGGTAATTTCACCAGATTTTTAAGCCATGACAGCAGATCCGTAAGAAAAAAAGCCTTTGATCAATACTACAGGGTCTATGACAGGCATAAACACACGATAGGATCTGCCCTGGCCGCCTCAATTCAAAAGGATCTTTTTCTGGCAAAGGCCAGGCATTTTAACACGGCCAGGCAGGCGGCCCTGTTCCAGGACAATGTATCAGACAAGGTGTATGACAGCCTGGTTGCCAGTGTAAAATCAAATTTGTCCCCCCTGTACAATTACCTGAACTTCAGGAAAAAAACCCTGGGTCTGGATGAACTCCACATTTACGACACCTATGTGCCCATCCTCCGGAACCAGGCATTTCACATGGGATATGATGAGGCGGTTGCCACCTGTATTGAGGCCCTTTCGCCATTGGGAGAGGAGTATTGTAAGATTTTAGAACAGGGCTTGACCCAGGGCCGGTGGGTGGACAAATATGAAAACAAAGGCAAGCGGAGCAGGGCCTATTCATCCGGCTGTTATGACTCCCCCCCCTATATTTTGCTCAACTATGATGAACATTCCATCAACAGCCTCTTTACCCTGATCCATGAGACGGGGCATTCCATGCATTCCTATTATGCCAACCATGCCCAGCCATACCCCAGCCATGATTACACTATTTTTGTAGCTGAGGTGGCCTCCACCCTGAACGAAACCCTGCTGGGTCAGTTTTTCCTTAAAAAATATGAAACCGATCCCCGGATGAATGCCTATATCCTGAACCGGGAGATCGACAATATCAGGGCCACCTTTTTCAGGCAGACCATGTTTGCCGAATTTGAAGATATTATCCACCACATGGCCGCCCAAAACAAGGCGCTGACTCTGGAGACCCTTACCAGCACCTACAAACAATTATTGACCAGGTATTTTGGAGATACAATGGTGATAGATGATGCCCTGGCCTTAGAATGCCTGCGCATCCCCCATTTTTATTCATCCTTTTACGTGTACAAATATGCCACAGGTCTGGCCGCATCTTTGGATATTGCCCAGAGAATCCAAAAAAAAGGACAAGAGGCCGTGGACGATTATATGACATTCTTAAAATCAGGGGGATCCATGTTCCCCATTGACCAGCTGAAAATTGCCGGGGTTGACATGGAGTCGCCGGACCCTGTGAATTCAGCCATCGACCATTTTAAAACCCGGGTTGAACAACTGGAAAAACAATGGCCGTCCATTTAG
- the tsaA gene encoding tRNA (N6-threonylcarbamoyladenosine(37)-N6)-methyltransferase TrmO, which translates to MAVHLEPIGILHTCFKEKFGIPRQPNLVKEAPGHLEFYPEFAREEALRALEGFSHLWLIFLFHKAQNNKERSWSPMVRPPRLGGNKKVGVFASRSPFRPNPIGLSGVALDQVEITDKGPVLHLSGVDILDQTPILDIKPYLPYSDSIAHAEDGFAKGPPKADLWVEFTAPALEEIKKKQIPHLKSIIQGILENDPRPAYSRQTSQDRIYGIRLFDLDIKWTVDRDRVFVVSIEPVE; encoded by the coding sequence ATGGCCGTCCATTTAGAGCCCATCGGCATCCTCCATACCTGCTTTAAGGAAAAATTCGGCATCCCAAGGCAGCCCAACCTGGTCAAAGAGGCCCCGGGACATCTTGAATTTTATCCTGAATTTGCCAGAGAAGAGGCCCTAAGAGCGTTGGAAGGGTTTTCCCATCTCTGGCTGATTTTTCTCTTCCACAAGGCCCAAAACAATAAGGAGAGGTCCTGGTCCCCCATGGTCAGACCCCCCAGGCTTGGGGGGAATAAAAAAGTCGGGGTATTTGCCTCAAGATCCCCGTTCCGCCCCAACCCCATTGGGCTTTCCGGCGTGGCCCTGGACCAGGTTGAAATCACAGACAAAGGCCCCGTTCTGCACCTGTCCGGGGTGGATATCCTGGACCAGACCCCCATCCTGGACATCAAACCCTATCTGCCCTATTCAGACAGCATCGCCCATGCCGAAGACGGTTTTGCCAAAGGGCCACCCAAGGCAGACCTTTGGGTTGAATTCACGGCCCCGGCCTTGGAGGAGATCAAAAAAAAACAAATCCCCCATCTTAAATCCATTATCCAAGGCATCCTTGAAAACGACCCAAGACCGGCCTACTCCAGGCAGACAAGCCAAGACAGGATTTACGGAATCCGTCTTTTTGACCTTGATATCAAATGGACGGTTGACCGGGACAGGGTATTTGTGGTCTCTATTGAGCCTGTAGAATAA